The segment CGTTGTGCGTGAGCGCATGGGCGCAGGAGACTACCTATCGACTGCAGCCCGAAGACGTAATCCGAATTCAGATCTACAACGAGAGCCAGGTGAACGCCGAGGTCCAGGTGGGCCGAGACGGGAACATCAGCGCTCCGTTCGTGGGCATCATGCGAGCGGAAGGCAAGACGACGACCGAACTGGAAGCCGACCTCGCCCAAGAGTACGTGCGCAAGCTCCGACTTCGCGACCCCCGCGTCTCGGTCACTATCTCGCGCTATCGACCCATTTTTGCCAGCATCGGCGGTGCAGTGAACCGACCGGGCCGTTACGAAATCCGTCCGACAGATACACTCATTGCGCTCGTCACTCAGGGCGGCGGCGCACTGCTCGAAGGTCGCAGCGACCTCAAGCGCGCAACGCTCCAGCGTGGCCACAGCAAAGAACTGATCCCGATCGACCTGTACGCACTGCTCGTGAAGGGCGACCGCTCCCAGGACTACACCCTGGCTGATGGCGACGTCTTGACGATTCCAGAAGAAACACGCAACCGGATCATGGTGCTGGGCGCAGTCCAATCCCCGGGCACGTACGGCTACCGCGAGCCGATGACGCTGGCCGACGCGATTTCGCTCGCCCGAGGCGACGTACAATTCCGATCCAAGCTCTCCGAGACGCTCATCATTCGCGAGCGCCAGGGGATGCCGGGAAGCTACGAGCGCATCACCGCCAACTACGTGAACTTCGTCCGCAAAGGCGA is part of the Chthonomonas sp. genome and harbors:
- a CDS encoding polysaccharide export protein; protein product: MKRILGLMVILLTLCVSAWAQETTYRLQPEDVIRIQIYNESQVNAEVQVGRDGNISAPFVGIMRAEGKTTTELEADLAQEYVRKLRLRDPRVSVTISRYRPIFASIGGAVNRPGRYEIRPTDTLIALVTQGGGALLEGRSDLKRATLQRGHSKELIPIDLYALLVKGDRSQDYTLADGDVLTIPEETRNRIMVLGAVQSPGTYGYREPMTLADAISLARGDVQFRSKLSETLIIRERQGMPGSYERITANYVNFVRKGDASQNVVLQPGDIVFIPDTKTPSGGRIGEVANAVANALFVLDRFGINILGRR